One Chaetodon trifascialis isolate fChaTrf1 chromosome 13, fChaTrf1.hap1, whole genome shotgun sequence DNA segment encodes these proteins:
- the bag2 gene encoding BAG family molecular chaperone regulator 2 gives MAQAKIQAKMSDAPCAKFSRTLSMADRSGRLLESLDQLEVRVEALREAASAMEQERECILEMIQYIQSGQEMRNICAGEKEELELTANRLMGRTLSVKISVGTIRNSQQEEALHKATSIIDEIVKKLLDDLDSGRQQLQALHAACVSEAPQVPIDQKFQAVVISCALEDQKKIKRRLETLLRNVENADKNIKIMDHQKLEVPKANGCP, from the exons ATGGCTCAAGCGAAAATCCAGGCGAAAATGAGCGATGCTCCGTGCGCTAAATTCAGCAGGACGCTGTCCATGGCCGATCGCTCAGGACGACTTCTGGAAAGTTTGGATCAGCTGGAAGTGAG GGTGGAGGCTTTACGCGAAGCGGCCTCGGCCATGGAGCAGGAAAGGGAGTGCATCCTGGAGATGATTCAGTACATTCAGAGCGGACAAGAAATGCGTAACATCTGTGCTG GGGAGAAAGAAGAGTTAGAGTTGACTGCAAACCGCCTCATGGGCCGCACGCTGTCTGTGAAGATCTCCGTCGGCACAATCAGGAACTCCCAGCAGGAGGAGGCGCTGCACAAGGCCACGTCCATAATTGATGAAATAGTGAAAAAGTTGCTTGACGACTTGGACAGCGGccggcagcagctgcaggcccTGCACGCCGCCTGTGTGTCTGAGGCCCCGCAGGTCCCCATCGATCAGAAGTTTCAGGCCGTAGTGATCAGCTGTGCTCTGGAGGACCAGAAGAAGATCAAGCGCAGGCTGGAGACCTTGCTGAGGAACGTTGAAAATGCAGACAAGAACATCAAGATCATGGATCACCAAAAACTGGAGGTCCCAAAAGCCAATGGCTGTCCTTAA
- the znf451 gene encoding E3 SUMO-protein ligase ZNF451 — translation MSSPIEADEDEVEEVQFVSEGPVRPILECIDLLSDSEDEGCSSLADTIEDRISCHRARVTSTLDRLAHQVALEKKERANKCRAFKEKQILQRAHGQQELAFSSTNGVNQEAKRCVDMWLKMPGVRPGVVSAGSGGRHRSAPFPRNTSTRHTCPVINCGRVYDNASLLDGHLKRFDHSPCDPTISLKGCPSELFACAACGQHFLTKEEWRKHLSSKLSSSTPDGHSTTQTYQRIVCFACPACYLFFNLRDECLQHMSARNHFAESLAMNETRGRAMPVPVPEYVKNRLITLCKDASFTVRCSLCHKVLISHQAAQAHFNVHCRQGCAVAKADKTVVQVMKQLQVRGQCTLCCKIFLSQAEIESHKESTQHNVEVNQTMEKAVLQHCRFGDIGHTQRAREAEGTRQSTGLQTPFQKRNKKRAHCEESPGKRQRLSMNGSAGRKSTTAWCCECGLQFSEEAAASKHLLAVNQIFHQCGVCGKHMGESSITRLHMSRFHGGAHLSNFLFYCRTCKVEMPRYEDILSHVSKDHSGHGYLTEQEVPEELAAVADAKPSTSTQHSPFLKSTGQQNTVETCSSKAEQTWMCRMCEDVFDSEEDVQKHCSDVSSHSYQRFICGHCPQKFFKESTVRRHCMNEHNGQVKSSHFCGLCDSMQFESEGEFLEHYKSLHSKDYYCMDGGDVVQPAVAESTSQLTCPCMGSEKSKEEMKATYTQCMRDLSAEGKCLYVCAPCGVSAPSYAQMKTHVHTKHPALNLSKTFDVECKACQESFTGVPSFHKHYHSRHCTLEPCMSSRICVKDMKAEPTTVKIINAVEVKPDANEIEDETLVKFFNIDRASKEREAHESESDNETSVSAEEARESAELEEALKRSLVEF, via the exons ATGTCTTCTCCAATCGAAGCAGACGAGGATGAGGTGGAAGAAGTGCAGTTTGTGTCA GAGGGCCCTGTCAGACCGATATTGGAATGTATTGATCTGCTGAGTGATAGTGAGGATGAGGGCTGTTCATCACTGGCAGACACG ATTGAAGATAGAATCTCCTGCCATAGAGCGCGTGTTACATCTACGCTGGACAGACTAGCACACCAGGTGGCTCTGGAGAAAAAGGAAAGGGCAAATAAATGTAGAGCATTCAAG GAGAAGCAAATCTTACAGAGAGCTCATGGGCAGCAGGAGCTGGCTTTCAGTTCTACAAATGGAGTAAATCAGGAGGCAAAGCGCTGCGTAGACATGTGGTTAAAGATGCCAG GTGTCAGACCTGGGGTGGTCAGTGCTGGTTCTGGAGGGAGGCACAGATCTGCTCCTTTCCCCAGAAATACTTCAACTAGACACACTTGTCCAGTGATAAACTGTGGGAGAGTTTATGACAACGCGTCCCTCCTCGACGGACACTTGAAAAG GTTTGATCACTCCCCTTGTGACCCCACCATCAGCCTTAAAGGATGTCCATCTGAGCTCTTTGCCTGCGCTGCCTGTGGTCAACATTTTCTGACTAAAGAGGAATGGAGGAAACATCTTTCATCTAAG CTGTCCTCATCTACTCCCGATGGTCACAGCACGACTCAGACTTATCAGCGGATTGTGTGTTTTGCCTGCCCTGCCTGCTACCTCTTCTTCAACCTCCGTGATGAGTGTCTCCAGCACATGTCAGCCAGAAACCACTTCGCAGAGTCACTTGCCATGAATG AAACCAGAGGAAGAGCAATGCCAGTTCCCGTCCCAGAATATGTGAAGAATCGTCTCATCACTTTGTGCAAGGATGCTTCGTTCACTGTCCGATGCTCTCTATGTCACAAAGTACTAATCTCCCATCAGGCAGCTCAAGCTCACTTCAA TGTGCACTGCAGACAGGGCTGTGCGGTGGCCAAGGCCGATAAAACCGTCGTACAGGtaatgaaacagctgcaggtaCGAGGGCAGTGCACCCTCTGCTGTAAAATCTTCCTCAGCCAAGCTGAAATTGAGAGTCACAAAGAATCGACCCAGCACAATGTGGAGGTCAACCAGACAATGGAGAAAGCAGTCCTTCAGCACTGCAGGTTTGGTGAcattggacacacacagagggctaGAGAGGCAGAGGGGACTAGACAGTCCACTGGCCTCCAAACACCTTTTCAGAAGAGAAACAAGAAGAGGGCCCATTGCGAAGAATCACCAGGCAAACGGCAGAGGCTAAGTATGAATGGCAGCGCCGGCAGGAAGTCAACAACAGCATGGTGCTGCGAGTGTGGTCTCCAGTTCtcagaggaagctgcagctAGTAAGCATCTCTTGGCTGTCAACCAGATTTTCCATCAGTGCGGCGTGTGTGGCAAACACATGGGAGAGTCCTCAATTACCCGGCTGCATATGAGCCGCTTTCACGGAGGAGCTCATCTCTCCAACTTCCTCTTCTACTGCCGCACGTGCAAAGTGGAAATGCCTCGGTACGAAGATATCCTGTCACATGTGTCCAAGGATCACAGTGGACACGGCTACTTAACTGAACAAGAAGTACCCGAGGAGCTTGCTGCTGTCGCTGATGCCAAGCCGTCCACCAGCACCCAACATTCACCATTCTTGAAGTCCACAGGCCAGCAGAACACAGTAGAGACATGTTCCTCAAAAGCAGAGCAGACATGGATGTGCAGGATGTGCGAAGACGTCTTTGACTCGGAGGAGGACGTCCAGAAGCACTGCAGCGACGTGAGCAGTCACAGCTATCAGAGGTTCATCTGCGGACACTGCCCTCAGAAGTTCTTCAAAGAGTCCACCGTGCGTAGACACTGTATGAACGAGCACAACGGGCAGGTTAAGAGCTCCCATTTCTGCGGCCTCTGCGACAGCATGCAGTTTGAGTCTGAGGGCGAGTTCTTGGAGCACTACAAGAGTCTTCACAGTAAGGACTACTACTGTATGGACGGCGGTGATGTTGTTCAGCCTGCTGTTGCTGAGAGCACCAGTCAGCTTACATGTCCATGCATGGGTTCAGaaaagagcaaagaggagatgaaagctACATATACGCAGTGCATGAGGGATCTGTCCGCTGAGGGGaaatgtctgtatgtgtgtgcgccttGTGGAGTATCTGCACCGTCCTACGCACAGATGAAGACTCATGTCCACACCAAGCACCCAGCTTTGAACCTGAGCAAGACCTTTGATGTGGAATGCAAAGCTTGCCAGGAGAGCTTTACGGGTGTACCAAGTTTCCATAAACACTACCACTCCCGACACTGTACACTGGAACCGTGCATGAGCTCCAGGATCTGCGttaaagacatgaaagcagagccCACCACTGTAAAAATAATCAATGCTGTGGAGGTCAAACCAGACGCCAACG AGATTGAAGATGAGACACTGGTGAAGTTTTTTAACATTGACCGGGccagcaaagagagagaagcgCATGAAA GTGAATCGGATAACGAGACGTCCGTGAGCGCAGAGGAAGCGAGAGAGTCAGCAG agttGGAAGAAGCTCTTAAAAGAAGTCTTGTGGAGTTTTGa